The Brevibacillus humidisoli DNA segment TACGATCCAGGAAGTGGCGAGTGGAGCAGACAGCCAACAGCAAAGCGCAGAAGAGAGCGCTCGTTCCATGGAAGAGATGGTCACTGGCATCCAGCGGATTGCCGAATCGGCGGCGGCTGCTTCCGAATTGTCGGCGCAAACGTCAGACGAGGCAGCACGCGGCGATGAAACTATCCAACAAGCCGTTCGGAACATGGAATCGATCCGCCATTCTGTCGGCCGTTCCACAGAAGTGATCCGACAGTTGGAGGAGCGGTCCAGAGAAATCGGTGAGATTATTGCTGTCATCACCGGTATAGCCGGACAGACCAACCTGCTTGCTCTAAACGCGGCGATCGAAGCAGCCCGTGCAGGAGAACAAGGCAGAGGGTTCGCTGTCGTCGCCGATGAAGTGCGCAAGCTGGCGGAACAGTCAGAAGCCTCCGCTCAGCATATCGCACAGTTGATTGAGCAGATCCAAAGCGACACCCACCTCTCTGTAGAGTCGATGACAACAGCCAATCGGGATGTATCGGAAGGGATGACCACCGTTCGAGATGCCGGTGAAGCCTTTGAGCGAATCGTACAAGCTGTCACGCGGACAACTGATCAGATACAGGAGGTCTCAGCAGCCTCTGAACAGCTGTCGGCCAGCGCACAACAGGTAACGGGCACGGTAGAACTGATGGCGATGATCGCCCGCGAATCTACTTCTCACATCCAAGGTGTAGCCGGTTTGTCAGAGGAGCAGCTTGCCTCGATGGAAGAGATCAGCAGTTCAACCGCTAATCTGAGCAAGATGGCCCAGGAACTGCAGGAGCTTACGCAGCGGTTTCGCTTATAATACAAAGGGGGCAGCAGCCTCCTTTTTTCTTTTTTCTGCTCTCTTCTTTTCTTTCCTCCTGCAAAGGATTACCATGAAAAGGAAGGGAGGGGAGCAGATGATTTACTGGCATTGGCTGTATCGAGATTTTTTGCAGGCCTACACCAGCAGCACAAGCAAAGATTGGGTAGAGCAGTATCGTCAGCACTACTGGAGACCGAATCAGCACCTGCTTCAGCCGCTTCACTATGCCGTGAGAGGCTACCCGACAGAAGAGCTTGTAGCCTCCCGGATCGCATCCCTTGGCCGCTCCCGGTTTGACCGGTTAGTGGATAGTGTCGGTCAGCCGGCCATGTTTGAGCAAATGGTTGTCAGTGCCGCAGGCGACCTGCTGCAGCGACTATCTTTCACGCCTGATGGCCAGGATGTCTACGTTATCGTCGGATTGGACTGCACCAACATCTACAGCGTACCCTACGAGGGGCGCATGGTGACCGTGATCTGCCTGGAAGCGGTCGATGGGCAGGTGGCAGAACTGCAGTTGCTGCTGGCACACGAATTCCATCACTGGCTGAGACAGTCTCCATCTAGGGAGAATTTGTTTGAGCAATCGGTCGGACAACGGCTGGTCACAGAAGGATTGGCCGCTTGTTTCACCAAAGAGACCTTCCCCGGGCGAACGCTAGCGGAATACTGCTTTGTCCCCGAAGAGACCGTGAACTGGACGATTGCCCACATCGACAAACTGAATCATCTGCTTGTCCCACACCTCTACCGGACAGAACTGATACAGGCCCTTTTCTCACGTGCTCCCTCTGGCCTTCCAATCGAAGGGATGCCGCTACGCACAGGCTATGCATATGCGATGCTACTCATACAGGAACAGTTAAACCGCCGAAACCTGACTGCACAGCAGGCAGCCCTGCTTCCTTGGGAACAACTGCTGGGCATCGACACACGCTCCTCCTAATCTAATTTCCAATCCTTACCGATATGGGTAGTAGGGGAGGGTTTTGCGTGAACAAGGCACAATTCCTTCAAGAAAAAATAGCCTATCTGATCCGCTATCCCGGACAAACCGAGCTTGACTTCTACCGCCATCTGACAGAACGCTATCCAACGGAAGCAGTTGGTTGGTTTCACCTAGGCGAGGAGAGCGAGCGTCACGGTGACCGGCAGCGGGCTTTACAATATTACCGTCAGGCGATACACGGGCATGCCAGCAGCGAATTCCACGATCTGGCGCGGCAAGCATATCGTCGGCTGCTGAAGGAGCGAAGACAGCGGCGATGGAAGGCAGCCCTGAGACGGCTGCTCTCTCTGGCTGTGCTTACACTGCTGCTGTCGCTGCTCCCTCATCCTACCCTGGCCCCCGTCCTTGAGCAGACTGACCAGAACGCCGCTGTCGCAGCACAAACCAGCGGCGTCGAAAAGGATCCTGTGCAGCATACGGAAGTAATCGCCGTTCCGCCAGGTTTGACAGGCAAAAGGCTGCAAGCCCAGGTAAAACATTACCTCGCGTCAAGACGGCTGCACTTCACGGTTCCGTTTACCGTGATCCTCGTACCCGAGACAGGTGGACTGCCATCTTTTACGCCGCTGCTGTTTTATCGCCCGACGACGGTAAAAGGAATCATCCGTTTTGATCCGACAAGCAACAAGTTGATTGCGGAGAACTATTATGATCCTGCCTGTGAGTGCGCCGATCAACCTCCTGTAGCGGATGCCAAACGGGCGCTGTCTGAGGAGCAGCAGACGCTGGAACAGGTGCTGCTGATGCGAAATGCCCTCTATCGCACCTATCAGCAAACCGGTCGCCTGCCAGGACAACTGCAGGATTTGACCAAGCCCACTCCGGCCAACAGACTGTCCGCTCTGCCCCGGCTGGCTGTTCCGGCCAAGCTGCAGCATCAATCGGCGCAAACAGCGGACCTTCAGTGGGCGTACCGCCCCGATCGATTCCGCCCTGACATGGCTTGGGATAGCTTGTCAGAAGTTCTGCCGCTGCCCTATTATGCAGAACCGACGATACCACTGGATCCGCTGCGGATTCTTGTACATAAACCCTCCCATCGGCTTCTGCTGACCAGCGGCCCGCATCTCGTGCGCCAGTATCCGATCGGGATCGGGAAAAACGACTCGACACCGGACGGTTACTTCACCATTCTGCAAAAGATGAACTACCCGGCAGGCGCAGGCAATATCTACGGCTCAAGAGGGATGACTTTTTTCAACACATCCTACGCCATTCATGGCACCAACGATCCAGACAGCATCGGCAAGGCGAAATCGCTGGGCTGCATCCGTCTGCACAATGCCGACGTAGAGGAGCTGTACAGCTTTGTCAGTCCTGGTACAGATGTGATCATCTCATCACAAGCCCAGCCACTGCTCGCCTGGACAAATGGCGCTCGCCAGTTGATCCCTGCCGGCAGCCATGAAAAAACGCCTGGGGTGACGTATCATTGGCTGCACTGATCACTGCGGCCTCCTATCCGTCCGTCGGTGAGTCAAAAACTGGCTCCGCCTAGAACTTGCCTTGTATGCGGAACATAATCTCCGCAAACAGGGCCGCAAACAGAAACGTCCCGGTATACACCACGAGAGAGACCACAACGATCCGCCAGCTCAACTTTTTAAAGTCGGCCAGGTCTTTCCCGAACGATAACCCCGCGTATGCGAGGATCGGTGTGGCCAGCGCCATGAAATTAATCTTTGCGGTCATTTCGGCTAGATAGGAGTTGCCCGGGAAAACGGGTGAAGTAATCAATAAGGCCAGCAAAGAAATCCAGACAACCGCTGGCAGTTTGAACGGCAGGCAGTCCGTTAAGCTCCAGCCGATGATCGTGACAGCTACGATGATCATGATGCCGGGCAACGCTTCAATTGGAGAAACGCCGTACCCAACCCAGTTCCCTAAAATAGCAATCAAGCCGATGATTGAGACGATCAACAGTTTTTGCTTCATCGGCTGACTCCCTCCCCTTTATCGACAGCATGCCGTCTGCCCAAGATCGGTTCTAGCCAGCGGTAGAGGCGAACCGTGACGGGGAGCGAGAAAAAGATACATACATAAGTCCCGATAATGATCGTAATCAGGTTGGCTGCCCCAGCAAACACAGCGATCTCTTCTGCATGTTCGGGGAACGTAACCGCCAGTGCTCCAGATGCAGCCGCCATCATGCTGCCAGAGCCGACTCCCGCGCCCATCGCAAGCGAAATCGGGTGAAAGAGGCCCAGACTACCCAGGAAGCCGGCCAACAAGGCGAGGTAGATCGCTCCGAAGATCGTTCCGCAGATGTATACCCCTAATGCGCCCCGTACCTCCGGAGAATCGCCGCCATATTTTTCAGAGATGACCGCCAGATTTGGTTCACGGTCAATCGAGAACGTCGCACCGATCGCCTCCCGTTTCATCCCGATTAACAGAGCGATCGGCAGCCCCAGAATGATCGTTCCGACAAAATGGCCGATCTCCTGTACACTGAGTGAGAAACCGGCGTCAAAGATCTGCGGCAGAGACGGCCCCAACATCGTGCCCAGCTTGGCTACAAACAGCATGAAAGCAATGCCCAAAATATAAGATGCCCGCTTCATTTCACCCATTTTCAACCAGTTGAAGGTAGGCCAACTGATAAAACCGCCGATGACTAATGCATACAGCATAGGGAAAAGCGCCAAGACACCGATCCCTAAATCAATCTTTTTCGTCCCGATCAGTTCGGTCACAATCACCAGCCCTAGGACGATGACGTGAAGCTTCCATTCGCGTACGCGCTCTTCACTCACGCTGCATCCCTCCGTTTCCCAACCTTAGTCATCCTGTTTCTTCCTCCTTTCCGATATCGAACAAACGCTTTTCTATCCATTCAATGATTTGCCAGGGATTGAATCACCTCGCAAACGGCGGACGAATCCAGTGTTCCTTTTCCTTGGGCCTTGGCCGCTTCATAGAACTGATAGGTTACCGAACCCATCAGCGCAGGTACGGTACAGTACGTGGCGGTACCGACATACAGAGAGAGGTCCTTGTGCATGTGTTCAAGCCGAAACTTCACCTCTTCATAGGTGCCATTCAATATATTGGGTCCGAAAATTGAGAGTACCCGGTTATGACCAGATCCTTTGTCGATCACCTCCGCCAACTTGCTTGGTTCCACTCCCGCTTTCTTGGCGACCGTAAACGCTTCCCCAAGAGCAATCGTGATCGTGGCTACAACTGCATTGTGACACAGCTTCGCCACTTGTCCGGAGCCCGACTCACCCAGGTAGACGATCTCTTGACCGATCGCCTCTAGGTACGGGCGAGCAGTCGGCAACTGCTCTTCATCACCTCCCACCATAATCGTCAACGCCCCGCTGTCTGCACCTGCCGGCCCTCCACTGACCGGACAGTCAAAAAAGTGTGCTCCTCTCTCCCTCGCCAATCGGTACAGATCACGGGCCGTTTCAGGATCAGTAGTGCTCGTATCGATTAGATAACTGCCGGAGGAGAGAGAGGAAAAGACGCCATCCTCCCCTGCCAACACCTGTCGCACGATTGACGGTCCGGGCAGAGAGGTGAAAATCACCTGCGCCGCTTGGCCGATCTCCCGTGGAGACGAGACTGGGATCGCTCCCTGTTGGACAGCCCAGTCTATTGACGTTTGCTCTGCATCGTATGCGTATACCTGATATCCTTTTTGCAGCAGATTTTTAAGCATTCCCTTTCCCATCGCGCCAATGCCGATCAAGCCGATTGTTTCCACCATTTTCTACCTCTTTCCTGGTTAAGGGCGTACGTAGACTGTTTTCAGTTCTACGTAAAAATCGAGTGCCGATTCGCCCTGTTCTTTTGGACCGATGCCGGAGATCTTCTTGCCGCCAAACGGATACTGCGACTCAAAGTGGGTGGACGGCAGATTGACGTGCGTCACGCCCGATTGAATGCCCCGTACGAATTGGAACGCCTTATTCAAGTCGTTGGTAAAGATGGTAGAGGAAAGTCCGAATTCCACCCGGTTGGCCGCTTCCATCGCTTGCTCATACGACTCCACGTCGATCACGGAGATCACAGGTGCGAATATTTCTTCCTGTGCGATAACCATATCAGGTTTCACATTGGTAAATACGGTCGGAGCTACGAAGTATCCGTGCTGCAGGGCACCGTCGGTTAGGCGCGTTCCGCCGCACTCCAGTACCGCTCCCTCTTCCACGCCTTTTTTCACATAATACAGGTACGTATCCAGTTGGTTTTGATCGATCACCGGTCCGTTCTCGCTTTCTGGATCAAATCCGTTGCCGACCCTCAGTTCTCTCGCCCTTTTGATCAGCTTCGTCTTCACCTCTTCAGCGACAGCAGGCAGTACGAGCACGCGACTGGTTCCGGTGCAGCGCTGTCCGTTGTCGAGAAAGCCGCTCAAAACAATACTGTCGATTGCCAGGTCAATGTCAGCGTCTTCCAGAATGATCGCCGGGTTCTTGCCCCCCATCTCCGCCTGCATCTTGCCCCCGCGGGAAGCAACAGCCTGACCAAGCGCCAAGCCAACTTCGGACGAGCCGGTGAAGGAGATTCCTTTTACGTCTGGATGATGCGCCAATTCATCGCCGATGACCGCCCCCGGTCCGGTAACCATGTTGACGACTCCTGTGGGTACGCCACTCTCGATCAAGAGCTGCATCAACATTACGCTGATCAGCGACGTGTTGCTGGCCGGTTTGAACACGACGGTGTTGCCGGCAATGATCGCCGGTACGATTTTCCACAATCCGATGCCCAACGGGAAGTTCCACGGTGCGATGATCGCAAACACGCCGATTGGCTCGCGTACGGTATATCCAAAGACCTGCTCATCCCAGGAAGGCACGGTTTGTCCGGTCAATCGGGTAGCTTCACCTGTCAACTGCTTCATCGACAAGATCGTTTTGTTGACCTCGCCTCTCGCCTCCCGCAAGGTTTTGCCTACTTCACGGGTAATCGTCTCCGCCAATTCCTCACGCTTGTTCTCAAGCAGTTGGATCAGCCTGAACAAGAATTCGCCGCGCTTCGGGGCAGCCGTCTGGGACCAAGCTGGAAACGCGGCCTTGGCCGCTTGGATCGCGTCTCGTGCATCGTCTGCGTTCGACTTTTGGAAATACCCCAACACTTCATTGGTATTGGCTGGATTTACGCTGGGAAACAACTGTCCGGAGCGGCAGTTGATCCACTCGCCATTTACATAGTTGCGATAGGTTTCACTCATTCCCTTTCCTCCTCCTTACTGCCCATCAAGACCATTTGTTTACTGATAATTGTATGAATTCAGAACTCAAGGTACAATGTAAGTATCTACATCATTTGATCATTTATTATAGAAGTTTTTCTATAGGAGAGAGGCGTCATGGATAACCTTGAGGCGGTCTGTGCCTTTATCGAGAAAAAGGGAGCAGACACTAGCTATTCCATCTGGATTGGCAAGTCGCGCAACCACCGTCTGGCATTCGCTTGCGGTCGCGGGCCAAGCCAGTTTTCGTCACCGCCTACTGCAGGCACGGTGCCGATCGACAAAGCGTACGCACTCACCGTTAGCGAATGCGATATCCAAATCACCTTCGCTTATCCCGAAGGGTTTCTCGCAGTCGTCTCCCTCTGCAGCAGCCATTGTCCGTTCTCAGACGGCGAGCTGGAGCACTTGCGGATGCTCCTTCACGTCTGTTTCTTGCAGCAGACCATCCGCATGAAAAACATGGAATTAGGCAAGCTGATTGAAGGAATTCGCTCCATTACTGCCTCGCTGGATCTGGACGAACTGATCAAAAAAATGATTGGCAACGCCCTGACTGTGATCCCTGCCGCCGACGCGGGTCTGCTTCACCTCTACGACCCGGAGATTGATCGGCTGGTTCCCAGAGCAGCTGTCGGGTTTGCCGAAGGCCCGATTCAACAGTTCCGGTTGCGGATCGGCGAATCGATCGCCGGTAAAGTATTTCAAGACGGCAAAGCACGGATCTACTATTCCAACGCCGAAGCCCACCAGGGGATGAGCGATCTGTCTGCGGAGAACTACTCCCATCTGGATGCAGCCAAAAAACTTAGCAGCTTAAAAGCGATGCTGAACGTACCCATCACGATCGGAGGGAAGCGGATCGGTGTGCTGGTATTGCACCAGTTTGAAAAAGAGGGAGAGTTGTCAGAGCAAGACCTGCATCTCCTGCAAGGATTCGCCGATCAGGCCGCCATAGCCATACAAAATGCGCAGCTCTATATGGAGACAAAGTCAGCCCTGCAGGAACTGGACGAACTGAGCAAACAGTTGAAGGTAAAAAACCAATCCCTGATCAAGCGGAACGAAATCCACGATACGCTGACCCGCCTTTCGCTGCAGAACAAAGGAAGCGACGTAATCGTTCAGGCGATGAACCGGATCACGGAGAAGCAGGTGGCGTTTATCGACTGCCTGGAGGATGTGTACTATCCAACCATCGCGGCTGCTCGTCCCATGATCAGCTCCGATGAGGTTTCACAGCTGTTCCGGTACAGGCGCCGTCCGATTTTCGCCCAAATCGTCACCGATGATAATACAAGCTGCTATCTATATCCGATCATCAATGATACGGTGTTGCTCGGCTGTTTGCTCGTCGAGACCGATCATCCCGTACTTCCCGAACTGGACCAGATCACGATCGAACAGGGAGGAGCGGTGCTTGCCCTGGAGCTGGTAAAAAAGCAAACGATTGCCTCCATCTATTACAAAAAAACGCACGAATTCTTTCAGGAATTGCTCCTCTTTCAAGATCCCGAGCTGTTGACCAGCCGAGGCAAGGAATTCGGTCTTGTCCCTTCCGCTCCATATGCGGTTGTGCTGTTTAAAATACCAGATTATCAAGATCTGCAGAAGCTGGAAGCCCAGATACACCGGCTGGTCGCAAAAGTGAAACAGGAATGTTATGGTGCCAGCCATCTTGTGTACGGCTTTCACGATCATGTGACCATGCTCGTCTCGCTCACCAACCGCATGGAGGAAACCAGGCTGACCGACGTCTGCAGCGCAATCGCAGAAGAGTGGCACCGTCTGGGCGAGTCCTCGCTCTGTATAGGAATGGGCAGCATGTACGAAGGGATGGAGCAGATCAAAAAGAGCTATGAGGAAGCGAAGAAAGCGATCGCCTACCTGGTGAATCGCCACCTAAGCGGCGTCATACACTATCGGGAGCTCGGAGTAAACCGGCTGATTGCTCACCAATCACAAGCTGAAATCGAGACATTCATTGGAGAAGTATTTCATCCGCTGCGTACGAACAAAGCGAAAAACAGCGACTTGGAGCGGACGCTGCGGCTCTACATCGCGAACAACCAATCGATGCAGAGAACGGCAGATGGGCTTCACATTCACATCAACACCCTGTACCAACGCCTGCGGAGAATCGAGGAGCTTTTGCAAGTGGACTTGAACAGCCCGGAAGATCTGCTGAAGATTCAACTAGCTTGTTATTTAAAAGAGTCCTCTTGATCATCACGACAACGGTTTTAAGCAGTTTCTGACAAATCATCACGAGACTACCTGCAAGCAGTCCTATAAAATAAAACGAGCAGACGCAACCATGCGCCTACTCGCTTCTCTTTTGGTTAAACCATAAGTCCGCAATGGACAGAGTTTACTCCTCCAACTGCTCCAGTTTCTCTTCCTGGACATTGTCTTCTTCTGGATACCAGTGATCCAGCACTTTTCCCTGCAGCACTTTGCCATCAATAAAAGAAACCTGCTGCTCGGTAAACAGTGTCTTCCAATCAATCTCCAGCTCTTCCGCCAGCTTCACCACCGTGAGCAGTTCCGACCAGGCAACGTAGCGTTTGTACCAGAAAAACTGGGGCTGCTCATTCATGTATGGATAGAGGTCATCAAAGTCCGTATGCTTGCAATCAAGTGCTCGCTCAAAATGGGTCTTTGCCTGCTGCAACTTCTCATAGAAAAACTGGTGCAAATCCAACTTTACCAAATCGGCCATGTGAATCCCTCCCGCTGGAAAAAATATCTGGGCATCATCAAGGAAAGTGGCAATGAGTTACGGGTTTCTTGTATTGTAACACGCATGGCGAAAAGTGCAAATAGTCCAACACTTGACAATTGAAAAAGAGACAACTACCCGATGCGGCCGATTGTCGCAAACGGGTCGTTGGCGTGTTTTTCGGATTCAGATAGCGATGCGGTATCACGGAGGAGCCAGTGAATCAATGAACTAACGAGTGCAATCGTTCAATAAATCAGCGGTAGTCTAAGACTATATTTTCTGGTCAAAGACTACCGCTGTTTTGTATGTCGGGGGTCAGTCTACATCATTGGCTTCCCCATGGATCATTGTTGAACTGCGGAATATCTGTCGGACGGTCGCCGCTTTCCGTAGGATCGAGTTGATCGTTCCGCTGCTCTCCGTCATCACCGTCGTTTCTACCTTCCCTATTTTGGCTGTCGTTATTGCCATCATCGGGCGTGGATCCGTCATGGTTGCCTTGACCGCCATCATTGGGTTCACCGTTATTGTCTCCGGTGTCACCGGTTTGCCCGTCATTGTCGTTCCCACTGCCGTCGTCACCGGGCCATCCGTTGCCACCGTCCCCGTTTTCATCCTGCCCACTGTTATCGCCGTTGTTGTCCTCGTTCCCGTTATTCTGATCGAAGCCGCCTTCTCCCTGATCTTCATGATGCTGCTCCGCGTCTTCCAGGAATCGTTGCACTTGCGACATATCTACTTCTGCAGGATTGGACGGAGGACCTTCTTTCCCCTCCGCATCGCGAGGGATGACAATGTATTTGTACAGGGTTCCTTCAAACGCGTCGACGTATTGGTTCGCTGTAATCCCTTCTTGTACCAGCTCTTTCTCCTCTGGTGAATCGACAAATCGGTACAAATCGTAGGTCAGTTCCAAACCTTCATTTCCAATCCAAGTGATAACCACTTCCGGCATGTGATTATCCAGCGCCAATACGGCCATTACCTGAGGCGGTTGCATCTGCACCGGTTTATCCGGCTTTTCTACTCCCGGTGGAGGCGTAAAGTCCGTCGATTTCACCCCTTGCAGGCCCTGTGCAAACACCTTGCTGAACAACTGCGCCGGTTTGCTGCTGCCCTGCGTCATCGCGTTTTGCTTGTCTTCGGGGTCAAACCCCATCCAGACCGCCCCTACATAGTTTGGCGTATAGCCTACAAACCAGGCGTCTTTGTTGTACTTGGTGTTGTTCCGGTACGCTTCTGATTCGGTTGTCCCGGTCTTACCGGCTACATGGCGTCCGCTGATTCGTGCATACCGACCGGTGCCTTCTTCGACAGCAGCCTGCAGCATCAGATGCATCTCCCAGGCGGCCTGTGCCGAGAGCACCTGAGTATGCTTGGGCTCGGCGGATTCCACAATGCCGAATTCCTGCGATTCAATCTTGGTGATCACATAGGGGTGAGCCATGCTGCCGCCATTGGCGAATGTCGTATACGCCTGGGCCATCGCTAGAGGAGATGTCCCCTTGTGCAGGCCGCCTAGGGCAATCGACAGGTTGCGATCTTCGGGCTGCAGTTGAATCCCGAACTTCTCAATGTACTTGATCGCATCCGAAATCCCCATCTCATTTAACAGCCAAACTGCCGGGACGTTGATCGAATCGATAACAGCTTGGCGCATCGTGACCGAACTGCTGTACTTGCCGTTGTAGTTGCGTGGTTTGTACCCGTTGAAGTCCTGTCTGGTGTTGTTTAGTTTGGAATACATGTTCCATTCGCCGCTATCCAAGGCAGGTGCATAGACAGCCAAGGGTTTAAACGAAGACCCAGGCTGCCGCTGGGTGTCGACCGCAAAGTTAAAGCCTTTGGCTGCATATTGGCGACCTCCCATCATTGCCGCGATCCCGCCTGTCTTCGGATCGAGCACGACCATGCCGGATTGCACCTGGCGATCTGCTCCGTCTGGAGGGAAGTTGTTGGGATCGGCAAAGGCACTTACCATCGCATCCTGCATCTTGGGATCAAGCGTGGTGTGGATCTCCCAACCTCCGCGATACAGTTGGTCTTCCGTGATCCCGTACACCTGAGCGGCTTCCCGTACGACGTAATCGATAAACGCCCGGTAGCCTTTTTTCAGCCCCCGTTCCTCCTGCCCGTCGTTCTCCGGCAGCGGTTGGTTCTGGGCCGCTTCCTTTTCTGGCTGTGTGATATAGTTTTGCTCCATCATCAAGCGCAGAACGGTATCGCGCCGCTCCTTTGCCTTGTCTGGATTAGCGAACGGCGAATAGGTACCCGGTGCCTTGGGCAGCGCCGCCAGCATGGCCGCTTCATGCAATTCGAGCTCCTGCAGATTATCCTTGCCGAAGTAGTACTTGCTGGCCGCCTTCACCCCGAAAATACCAGGACCAAGATAGATCTTGTTCAGGTACATTTCCAGGATTTCGTCCTTAGAGAACTTCCGCTCCAGGTTGATCGCGATCATCGCTTCTTTGGTTTTGCGCCAAAACGTCTTTTCATGAGAGAGAAATACGTTGCGAGCCAGCTGCTGGGTGATCGTGCTGCCGCCTTCAACCGCACTGCCCGCCTGGATGTCTTTGATGATCGCTCCGCCGATCCGGATGATATCAATCCCGTTGTGTTCAAAGAATCGTTTGTCTTCAACCGCCACGAATGCATTTCTCACATGCTCCGGTATCTGGTTGAACGAGACGTACTCCCGATCCTCCTCAATGTAGAGCTTGCCGAATTCATTTCCATTCTTGTCGTACAAAACAGAAGCTTCCAGCTTTAAATCCTCCAGCTTCTGCATGTCGATCATCTTTTCGCCTGCCATCAGCAGTGCGAAATACCCCCCTACAACCGCAAACATTAAAAAGACGAAGAATGAGGCAACGAATACCAGCATCTTGTTTTTTCTGACAACCTTTTTTTCTTGGCTCCAGCCATTTTTCTTTACCTCCTGGTTTCTTTCCCCTCTCCTCGTGTTATAGACGTTTTTTTTGTGAAAATGTTTCTCTGAATAAGAAAATCCCACATATACCCTGGTGAACAAAAAAAGCCTATCCCGCCGCGGGGATAGGCCATGTCGATCTGTCATACCTCTTGGAGCCGGATCAGCGTTTTAGCAGTTTTTCCGCTTCGCTGACCACATGTTCTACTGTAAAGCCGTATTCCTGCATAATCCGTTCACCAGGAGCAGAAGCGCCAAACACATTGATCCCGAGTACAGCGCCGCCGTCCCCTGTATAACGCTCCCAGCCTTGCGGGAAGGCCATCTCTACACCCAATCGTGCTTTCACCGTAGGTGGAATTACAGAGTCGCGATACTCTTTGGACTGCCGCTCAAACAGCTCCCAGCTCGGCATGCTGACGACTCGTGCTTTGACACCGCGTGCAGCCAGTTGTTCGCGTGCCTGGAGGCAAAGCGAGACTTCCGAACCGGACGCCAGCAGCAGCAGGTCAGGCTGACCCCCTTCGGCGTCGGCGACGATGTATGCCCCTTTTGGCAGACCTTCGCTAGCGGCCGCTGCGGTCTCTGCCAGCACCGGCAGGTTTTGCCTTGTCAGGACCAGCGCTACTGGTTCATCCGTACGCGTGATCGCATAACGCCACGCCTCATTGGTCTCATTGGCGTCAGCCGGGCGCAGTACGGTCAATCCTGGCATCGCCCGCAGGGCAGGAAGCTGCTCGATCGGTTCGTGAGTCGGACCGTCTTCCCCGACCGCGATCGAGTCGTGCGTAAATACGTAAATGACTGGCTGCTTCATCAGTGCGGAGAGGCGGATGGCCGGACGCAGATAGTCGGAGAACACAAAGAACGTCCCTCCATA contains these protein-coding regions:
- a CDS encoding helix-turn-helix domain-containing protein; the protein is MDNLEAVCAFIEKKGADTSYSIWIGKSRNHRLAFACGRGPSQFSSPPTAGTVPIDKAYALTVSECDIQITFAYPEGFLAVVSLCSSHCPFSDGELEHLRMLLHVCFLQQTIRMKNMELGKLIEGIRSITASLDLDELIKKMIGNALTVIPAADAGLLHLYDPEIDRLVPRAAVGFAEGPIQQFRLRIGESIAGKVFQDGKARIYYSNAEAHQGMSDLSAENYSHLDAAKKLSSLKAMLNVPITIGGKRIGVLVLHQFEKEGELSEQDLHLLQGFADQAAIAIQNAQLYMETKSALQELDELSKQLKVKNQSLIKRNEIHDTLTRLSLQNKGSDVIVQAMNRITEKQVAFIDCLEDVYYPTIAAARPMISSDEVSQLFRYRRRPIFAQIVTDDNTSCYLYPIINDTVLLGCLLVETDHPVLPELDQITIEQGGAVLALELVKKQTIASIYYKKTHEFFQELLLFQDPELLTSRGKEFGLVPSAPYAVVLFKIPDYQDLQKLEAQIHRLVAKVKQECYGASHLVYGFHDHVTMLVSLTNRMEETRLTDVCSAIAEEWHRLGESSLCIGMGSMYEGMEQIKKSYEEAKKAIAYLVNRHLSGVIHYRELGVNRLIAHQSQAEIETFIGEVFHPLRTNKAKNSDLERTLRLYIANNQSMQRTADGLHIHINTLYQRLRRIEELLQVDLNSPEDLLKIQLACYLKESS
- a CDS encoding PBP1A family penicillin-binding protein, whose amino-acid sequence is MLVFVASFFVFLMFAVVGGYFALLMAGEKMIDMQKLEDLKLEASVLYDKNGNEFGKLYIEEDREYVSFNQIPEHVRNAFVAVEDKRFFEHNGIDIIRIGGAIIKDIQAGSAVEGGSTITQQLARNVFLSHEKTFWRKTKEAMIAINLERKFSKDEILEMYLNKIYLGPGIFGVKAASKYYFGKDNLQELELHEAAMLAALPKAPGTYSPFANPDKAKERRDTVLRLMMEQNYITQPEKEAAQNQPLPENDGQEERGLKKGYRAFIDYVVREAAQVYGITEDQLYRGGWEIHTTLDPKMQDAMVSAFADPNNFPPDGADRQVQSGMVVLDPKTGGIAAMMGGRQYAAKGFNFAVDTQRQPGSSFKPLAVYAPALDSGEWNMYSKLNNTRQDFNGYKPRNYNGKYSSSVTMRQAVIDSINVPAVWLLNEMGISDAIKYIEKFGIQLQPEDRNLSIALGGLHKGTSPLAMAQAYTTFANGGSMAHPYVITKIESQEFGIVESAEPKHTQVLSAQAAWEMHLMLQAAVEEGTGRYARISGRHVAGKTGTTESEAYRNNTKYNKDAWFVGYTPNYVGAVWMGFDPEDKQNAMTQGSSKPAQLFSKVFAQGLQGVKSTDFTPPPGVEKPDKPVQMQPPQVMAVLALDNHMPEVVITWIGNEGLELTYDLYRFVDSPEEKELVQEGITANQYVDAFEGTLYKYIVIPRDAEGKEGPPSNPAEVDMSQVQRFLEDAEQHHEDQGEGGFDQNNGNEDNNGDNSGQDENGDGGNGWPGDDGSGNDNDGQTGDTGDNNGEPNDGGQGNHDGSTPDDGNNDSQNREGRNDGDDGEQRNDQLDPTESGDRPTDIPQFNNDPWGSQ